One Vampirovibrio chlorellavorus genomic window carries:
- a CDS encoding ParB/Srx family N-terminal domain-containing protein has translation MKLEITAVSLDKIRLPENPLKEHPDGQIRQIVASIRQFGFNDPVAIDENGEIVEGVGRVLAARELGMSEIPVITLLHLSEAQKKAYCIAHNKICHNSGFNLERLRSLIELLCREDDPALLEATGFAQAELDDLLAAPMEPELGGELTGSMKDAPKVICPHCGEAVYV, from the coding sequence ATGAAACTGGAGATTACCGCAGTATCCCTGGATAAAATCAGGTTGCCCGAAAACCCGCTGAAAGAGCATCCCGATGGGCAGATTCGCCAAATTGTCGCTAGCATCAGGCAATTCGGGTTCAATGACCCGGTGGCCATTGACGAAAACGGTGAAATCGTCGAAGGGGTGGGCAGGGTTCTTGCCGCCCGTGAACTTGGGATGAGCGAAATCCCGGTTATTACCCTTTTGCATTTGAGTGAAGCCCAGAAAAAGGCTTATTGCATCGCCCATAACAAGATTTGCCATAACAGCGGATTCAATCTGGAAAGGCTTCGTTCCTTGATCGAGTTGCTTTGCAGGGAAGACGATCCGGCATTGCTTGAAGCAACCGGCTTTGCTCAAGCTGAGCTGGATGATTTGCTAGCGGCTCCCATGGAGCCCGAGCTGGGCGGGGAACTGACAGGCTCGATGAAGGACGCACCCAAAGTCATTTGCCCTCATTGCGGAGAAGCAGTC
- the terL gene encoding phage terminase large subunit, which translates to MKTRSELSQLNKISALAYMRSFQEFDFFVQCFFPHHCQFLFSKMHGCFVKDEEDPLRRGRRDVIAAPRGHAKTTFKVLFKAIHAIVYGYEPFILIIGHSAQEAQGKVQNILDELQTNERLIEVFGDLAPPEKHRSRKGFVTKNGIRIMAKSKGQQVRGLIHGQHRPSLILCDDIESLEGTLSPEQRAKTRDWFFKDVMKCGQVDGSTNITVIGTCLHPESLLSELLQSPGWFSQKYQAVVSFTENESLWEQWKACYTDLSNPNRQSEAADFFEANRELMLKGTHVLWPDGESYLQLMKMRIDEGQASFYSEKQNEPLDPERQIFDMKRAKRFRIEEDGVLWLDGSDKRVAWSDFERIVAFHDPALGKKPGQNSEPDFAAIVLVGKDYDGYLYALDCYMEKAAPAIQIEKALSLHGKWGFDTLYLEDNNFQQLLKPLYTQAIEQSGLTDIRVVGVHQHQNKYQRISTLEPDISNGYLLFADSIHPRLIDQMALFPTSYDDGPDALQGAVSQLRRASHLPRFRSM; encoded by the coding sequence TTGAAAACGAGGAGCGAACTTTCCCAACTGAATAAAATCAGTGCCCTGGCCTACATGAGGAGCTTCCAGGAATTTGATTTCTTCGTGCAATGCTTTTTTCCGCATCATTGCCAGTTCCTCTTTTCAAAGATGCATGGCTGTTTCGTCAAGGATGAAGAGGATCCTCTTCGACGGGGGCGCCGCGATGTGATCGCGGCGCCCCGCGGCCATGCCAAGACCACCTTCAAGGTTTTGTTCAAAGCCATCCATGCCATTGTTTACGGTTACGAGCCCTTTATTTTGATCATTGGGCACTCGGCTCAAGAAGCCCAGGGGAAAGTCCAGAACATTCTCGACGAGCTTCAAACCAACGAGAGACTGATTGAAGTCTTCGGGGACCTGGCACCGCCCGAAAAACACCGTTCCCGCAAAGGATTCGTAACCAAAAACGGCATCCGGATCATGGCCAAATCCAAGGGCCAGCAAGTCCGGGGTCTGATTCACGGACAACACCGTCCCAGTCTGATTCTTTGCGACGATATCGAGTCATTGGAAGGTACCTTATCACCTGAACAAAGAGCCAAAACCAGGGATTGGTTCTTCAAGGATGTCATGAAATGCGGGCAAGTGGACGGATCGACCAATATCACGGTCATTGGAACCTGCCTGCATCCAGAATCCCTTTTAAGTGAGCTTCTTCAATCCCCCGGCTGGTTTTCCCAGAAATACCAGGCGGTAGTAAGCTTTACTGAGAATGAATCCCTTTGGGAACAATGGAAAGCCTGTTATACGGATTTGTCCAACCCGAACCGGCAAAGTGAGGCTGCGGATTTTTTCGAGGCCAACAGGGAACTTATGCTCAAGGGAACGCATGTTCTCTGGCCGGACGGGGAATCGTACTTGCAACTTATGAAGATGCGCATCGATGAAGGCCAGGCCAGCTTTTACAGCGAAAAACAAAATGAGCCTTTGGATCCGGAACGCCAAATCTTCGATATGAAAAGGGCCAAACGCTTCCGGATTGAAGAAGATGGCGTCCTATGGCTGGATGGTTCTGACAAACGGGTGGCTTGGAGCGATTTCGAGCGCATCGTCGCTTTTCACGACCCGGCTCTTGGCAAAAAACCGGGCCAGAATTCAGAGCCTGATTTTGCGGCCATCGTATTGGTGGGCAAGGATTACGATGGGTATCTCTATGCGCTTGATTGCTACATGGAAAAAGCGGCTCCCGCGATTCAGATCGAGAAAGCTCTTTCTTTGCATGGCAAATGGGGTTTTGACACTTTGTATCTCGAAGACAATAACTTCCAGCAGTTATTAAAACCCTTATACACTCAGGCTATTGAGCAATCGGGGCTCACGGATATTCGGGTGGTGGGTGTCCACCAACACCAGAACAAATACCAGCGGATTTCCACCCTGGAACCGGATATCAGCAACGGGTACCTGCTTTTTGCTGACAGCATCCATCCGCGCCTCATCGATCAAATGGCGCTTTTCCCAACCAGTTACGATGACGGGCCGGATGCGTTGCAGGGGGCAGTCTCTCAACTCAGGCGAGCATCTCACCTGCCGCGTTTCCGCAGCATGTAA